In Haladaptatus sp. QDMS2, a single window of DNA contains:
- a CDS encoding allophanate hydrolase subunit 1 — translation MVANSITPKSLPEPRYEHGGDDYIFVELDEEMSFDANFQAMAITQELRESDLPGIIEICPANASYMIHFDPEIIAPDDLVAKLKETAADIDLSDYQWETRIVDFPVLYQDEWTHETLMRFRDNHQEKDSTDIEYSAKINGYDSVQDFIDAHTGAPHMVTMVGFVPGLPWCFQMVPRDEQIEVPKYVSPRTDTPSRAVGFGGAFTAIYPVQGAGGYQLFGRTPVEVLDVDQRLADFEESMVFPTPGDILKFRQIDRDEYDEIREQVEDGTFRFKTEPVEFSPEEFFNDPAGYNEDLLEVLYE, via the coding sequence ATGGTTGCGAATAGCATCACACCGAAATCTCTTCCAGAACCGCGATACGAACATGGCGGTGACGACTACATCTTCGTCGAGTTAGACGAAGAGATGAGTTTCGACGCCAACTTCCAGGCGATGGCGATTACCCAGGAGCTTCGCGAGTCCGACCTCCCGGGAATCATCGAAATCTGCCCGGCCAACGCGTCGTACATGATTCACTTCGACCCGGAAATAATCGCGCCGGACGACCTGGTCGCGAAATTAAAGGAGACCGCCGCGGACATCGACCTCTCCGACTATCAGTGGGAGACACGAATCGTCGATTTTCCCGTCCTCTATCAGGACGAGTGGACTCACGAGACGCTCATGCGGTTCCGTGACAACCACCAGGAGAAGGATTCGACGGACATCGAGTACTCCGCCAAAATCAACGGGTACGACTCGGTCCAGGATTTCATCGACGCCCACACGGGCGCACCCCACATGGTGACGATGGTCGGGTTCGTTCCCGGCCTGCCGTGGTGTTTCCAGATGGTCCCCCGTGACGAGCAAATCGAAGTGCCAAAGTACGTCTCACCGCGCACCGACACCCCCTCGCGGGCGGTCGGATTCGGTGGGGCATTTACCGCCATCTATCCCGTACAGGGAGCCGGTGGCTACCAGTTGTTCGGCCGCACGCCGGTCGAGGTGCTCGACGTGGACCAGCGACTCGCCGACTTCGAGGAATCGATGGTGTTCCCGACGCCGGGTGACATCCTGAAGTTCCGCCAGATTGACCGCGACGAGTACGACGAGATTCGTGAACAGGTAGAAGACGGAACATTCCGCTTCAAGACTGAACCGGTCGAATTCTCACCGGAGGAGTTCTTCAACGACCCAGCGGGTTACAACGAGGACCTCCTGGAGGTGTTGTACGAATGA
- a CDS encoding TCP-1/cpn60 chaperonin family protein, translating into MSSVQTRPPAGDEAEEPVPQFPQANCIAVQAMADVLASTLGPRSSDKLVVNRLATRDQPENKGVPATDDYTVANDGATLLNALPMEHPVAPIVTRILGPERPGDTSIEGQDIPDGVSGGVVLTAALLSNAEELLELGLHSYDIRHGYALAMDRALAALAAESRSLSSFEDADWAAAAVARTAMTGNDIGGLADSWAALAVEAVDRIGRPTEETFTVRCLGSGSLADSRLFRGAVLDRNTRANDEMPRRVEDATVLLLDGHTTGGLQDPEWDEDATLKLDSLDKLDAVRDHQAATRRALVDHYVSLGVDVVVTRLGINQAYQRLLADADILAVRGVSPLEMKQCARATGAALVRHPGDVSAADLGFAGSVSEVRIDPRRGRRKNRYMIVIDDCPEATGVSAVVHGVSGQPATQAATEVRKAAAALAAARGEGAARPGVVPGGGAIELTMAAAVRESARAVDGRAQLAVESFADALERVVGTLVYNGGYDRLSMLADLRAARAGGETALGFVYPAGEITDATAAGVLDPTAYKHRLLVSATEVADLILRVDDAIDATFTKEPLGPGDSIYDDRAEKHLDHLEENPGTRWDT; encoded by the coding sequence ATGAGTAGCGTACAAACCCGGCCACCTGCCGGGGACGAGGCCGAAGAGCCAGTTCCGCAGTTTCCCCAGGCGAACTGCATCGCCGTCCAGGCGATGGCGGACGTGTTGGCATCGACCCTCGGTCCCCGGTCGAGCGACAAACTCGTCGTCAACCGACTCGCGACACGCGACCAACCCGAGAACAAGGGCGTCCCCGCCACGGACGACTACACCGTCGCAAACGACGGCGCAACGCTGTTGAACGCACTGCCGATGGAACACCCCGTCGCGCCCATCGTCACGCGAATTCTCGGCCCAGAGCGCCCCGGCGACACGTCCATCGAGGGACAGGACATCCCGGACGGCGTCTCCGGGGGCGTCGTCCTGACGGCGGCATTGCTCTCGAACGCGGAGGAGTTACTCGAACTGGGACTCCATTCCTACGACATCCGGCACGGCTACGCGCTCGCGATGGACCGGGCGCTGGCGGCGCTCGCCGCAGAATCCCGCTCGCTCTCGTCGTTCGAGGACGCAGACTGGGCGGCGGCCGCCGTCGCCAGAACCGCAATGACGGGTAACGACATTGGCGGCCTCGCCGACTCGTGGGCGGCACTCGCCGTGGAGGCCGTAGACCGAATCGGCCGCCCGACCGAGGAGACGTTCACCGTCCGTTGTCTCGGATCAGGGTCGCTTGCCGACTCGCGGCTATTTCGCGGCGCGGTTCTCGACCGGAACACGCGGGCGAACGACGAGATGCCCCGCCGAGTCGAGGACGCCACCGTGTTGTTGCTCGACGGGCACACCACCGGCGGCCTGCAGGACCCGGAGTGGGACGAAGACGCCACGCTGAAACTCGATTCGCTCGACAAACTCGACGCGGTTCGTGACCACCAGGCCGCAACCCGCCGGGCGCTCGTAGACCACTACGTCTCGCTCGGGGTGGACGTCGTAGTCACGCGGTTGGGCATCAATCAGGCGTACCAGCGCCTCCTCGCCGACGCGGACATCCTCGCCGTTCGCGGGGTGAGTCCGCTCGAAATGAAGCAGTGCGCACGGGCGACGGGAGCCGCGCTCGTCCGCCATCCGGGCGACGTCTCCGCTGCCGACCTCGGGTTCGCGGGGAGCGTCTCAGAGGTTCGCATCGACCCGCGCCGGGGCCGCCGGAAGAACCGCTACATGATCGTCATCGACGACTGCCCCGAGGCAACGGGTGTCTCCGCCGTCGTCCACGGGGTGTCTGGGCAACCCGCGACGCAGGCCGCCACAGAAGTTCGAAAAGCGGCCGCCGCACTCGCCGCCGCTCGGGGTGAAGGCGCGGCTCGGCCCGGCGTGGTTCCGGGTGGTGGCGCAATCGAACTCACGATGGCGGCGGCAGTCCGAGAGTCCGCTCGCGCAGTTGATGGCCGCGCCCAACTCGCGGTCGAATCCTTCGCCGACGCCCTCGAACGCGTGGTCGGGACGCTCGTCTACAATGGTGGCTACGACCGGCTCTCGATGCTGGCCGACCTTCGTGCGGCGCGCGCGGGTGGCGAGACGGCACTCGGGTTCGTCTATCCTGCGGGTGAGATCACCGACGCGACAGCGGCGGGCGTGCTCGACCCGACCGCCTACAAGCACCGACTGCTCGTCTCCGCAACCGAAGTTGCAGACCTCATCTTGCGGGTGGACGACGCCATCGACGCGACGTTCACGAAGGAACCGCTCGGCCCAGGCGATTCCATCTACGACGACCGGGCGGAGAAGCACTTAGACCACCTCGAAGAGAATCCCGGGACCCGGTGGGACACCTAG
- a CDS encoding LamB/YcsF family protein → MVSVDINCDMGESYGNWTMGNDAGVMPLITSANIAADYHAGDPHVMRETIKLAAEHDVGVGVHPGLPDRMGFGRRTMDASPEEVRDFVIHQLGGIMGFAAYYDVPVQHVKPHGAMYTMLSQSADHTRAVVEGLLEVDPSLVFVATDMNIYNVAQEYDALRSVFEGFIDIDYRPDGTLIVERQVGPRDTDLMVERFVSIATEGELETPSGEVIDMPAETICIHGDGANAVEILEAIHAAKDDYGIELATLDEIV, encoded by the coding sequence ATGGTATCGGTTGACATCAACTGCGACATGGGCGAAAGCTACGGAAACTGGACGATGGGCAACGACGCGGGAGTGATGCCCCTCATTACGTCGGCCAACATCGCCGCGGACTACCACGCCGGTGACCCACACGTCATGCGCGAGACCATCAAACTGGCCGCAGAACACGACGTTGGCGTCGGCGTCCACCCCGGCCTGCCAGACCGGATGGGGTTCGGCCGCCGGACGATGGACGCCTCACCCGAGGAGGTGCGCGACTTCGTCATCCACCAGTTGGGCGGCATCATGGGCTTCGCCGCGTACTACGACGTGCCGGTCCAGCACGTAAAGCCTCACGGCGCGATGTACACGATGCTCTCACAGAGCGCGGACCACACACGCGCGGTGGTCGAAGGCCTCCTCGAAGTGGACCCGAGTCTCGTGTTCGTCGCCACGGACATGAACATCTACAACGTCGCCCAGGAGTACGACGCCCTCCGGTCGGTCTTCGAGGGCTTCATCGACATCGACTACCGACCCGACGGGACGCTCATCGTCGAACGACAGGTCGGCCCGCGCGACACCGACCTCATGGTCGAACGGTTCGTGAGCATCGCCACTGAGGGTGAACTCGAGACGCCATCCGGTGAGGTCATCGACATGCCGGCAGAAACGATTTGCATCCACGGCGACGGCGCGAACGCCGTCGAAATCCTCGAAGCGATTCACGCAGCAAAGGACGACTACGGCATCGAACTGGCGACGCTCGACGAAATCGTCTGA
- a CDS encoding aspartate aminotransferase family protein has translation MTAGPPIDELHFADAPHVETPIPGPKSNQLVERQRNIESNAVAYPRSVPIALDSAKGATVRDVDGNVYLDFFAGIGVLNVGHSNPYVLEAVQEQTEKITHTIDFPTEARLDFIEALDEIAPGGLKGHNKVVFGGPSGSDAIEGSIKLAKHNMGRTGMLGFEGSYHGTTAGALSLTAGKKYKAGYEPLLPGVVHAPYPTDAESCERSLAHIQSILEDPYSGKENPAGIWVEPVQGEGGVVVPPREFLPGLRDLADDNDVMLIFDEIQSGFGRTGKWFASEWSGVTPDAMTMAKGIGGAGLPLGAVMYHEKFDTWGPGGHVGTFRGNVPAMRGGVRAIEYIQEHDLLAHARDLGDYITGRLADAANSELAEIRSEGLFIGAEFRDADGNPLKQRVKDIQQYCYERGVLIWSAGRHGNVLRLLPPLVMTNEQAAVGMDIIVEGIEAHAP, from the coding sequence ATGACCGCAGGGCCGCCGATAGACGAACTCCACTTCGCGGACGCACCGCACGTCGAAACCCCCATCCCGGGACCGAAGTCGAACCAACTGGTAGAGCGCCAGCGAAACATCGAGAGCAACGCGGTCGCCTACCCGCGCAGCGTTCCCATCGCCCTCGATTCGGCGAAGGGCGCGACTGTTCGCGACGTGGACGGAAACGTCTACCTCGACTTCTTCGCGGGCATCGGCGTGCTCAACGTCGGGCACTCGAACCCGTACGTCCTCGAAGCCGTCCAGGAACAGACCGAGAAGATAACCCACACCATCGACTTCCCGACCGAGGCCCGTCTCGACTTCATCGAGGCGCTCGACGAAATCGCTCCCGGCGGCCTCAAGGGACACAACAAGGTCGTCTTCGGCGGACCAAGCGGCAGCGACGCCATCGAGGGCTCAATCAAACTCGCGAAACACAACATGGGTCGCACCGGGATGCTCGGCTTCGAGGGGTCGTATCACGGCACGACTGCCGGTGCGCTCAGCCTGACCGCCGGCAAGAAGTACAAGGCGGGCTACGAACCGCTCCTTCCCGGCGTCGTCCACGCGCCGTACCCGACCGACGCGGAGTCGTGTGAACGCTCGCTCGCACACATTCAGTCCATCCTCGAAGACCCCTACAGCGGCAAGGAGAATCCGGCGGGCATCTGGGTCGAACCGGTACAGGGCGAAGGCGGAGTCGTCGTCCCACCTCGAGAGTTCCTGCCCGGCCTGCGCGACCTAGCGGACGACAACGACGTCATGCTCATCTTCGACGAAATCCAGTCCGGGTTCGGCCGCACCGGCAAGTGGTTCGCCTCCGAGTGGTCGGGGGTCACTCCCGACGCCATGACGATGGCGAAGGGTATCGGCGGCGCGGGCCTCCCGCTCGGCGCAGTCATGTACCACGAGAAGTTCGACACGTGGGGGCCCGGCGGCCACGTCGGCACCTTCCGCGGAAACGTCCCCGCCATGCGCGGTGGCGTCCGGGCAATCGAGTACATCCAGGAACACGACCTGCTCGCCCACGCCCGCGACCTCGGCGACTACATCACCGGCCGTCTCGCTGACGCGGCGAATTCGGAACTGGCTGAGATTCGTAGCGAGGGCCTGTTCATCGGCGCTGAGTTCCGTGACGCGGACGGCAACCCGCTCAAACAGCGGGTCAAGGACATCCAACAGTACTGCTACGAACGCGGCGTCCTCATCTGGTCTGCGGGTCGCCACGGCAACGTTCTGCGCCTGCTCCCGCCACTGGTCATGACGAACGAACAGGCGGCAGTCGGCATGGACATCATCGTCGAGGGCATCGAAGCCCACGCGCCGTGA
- a CDS encoding dihydroorotase family protein, with amino-acid sequence MPVDTVISGGTLVTSTDVFDASIAIDNGEIVAVGRDENMPEATEVVDASGLLVMPGIIDPHVHIEDHFSVDTYETGTSAAALGGVTTYIDFAWQAWVGELSNYEEEGTLMEGIAEKQEKGKKAIVDYSVHGALTRQDPAVIDELEEAVEAGVTSFKMFTAYEIGLDNGFMNSVLKRIAELDAVGVFHTEDPDVCDELTAQFKEEGKGDPTWYPQSRPDYAEAMAAEDAVRMATEAGAKYYGIHTSCRKSADVIEQFQVDGSLVRGETCTHYLVLDDSIYADLGNQAMIAPPIRKPDDNEAMFEHLTKGTLGVVSTDHCGYKLEGKNVDNWWESTFGANGLQASLPVVHDEAVNNRGLSYPFLVRVMSTYPAETFGMPRKGTLDPGTDADIVLFDPNETYTITAEDNASAADFSIYEGREVTGRVKQTFVRGECVAKDGEVVGKPGHGQFVARELPDWSV; translated from the coding sequence ATGCCTGTAGACACAGTCATCAGCGGGGGGACGCTCGTCACGTCGACCGACGTGTTCGACGCGAGTATCGCCATCGACAACGGAGAAATCGTCGCCGTCGGCCGCGACGAGAATATGCCCGAGGCGACGGAGGTCGTCGATGCGTCCGGCCTGCTCGTCATGCCAGGCATCATCGACCCGCACGTCCACATCGAGGACCACTTCTCGGTCGATACGTACGAGACAGGAACCAGCGCGGCGGCCCTCGGCGGCGTCACCACGTACATCGACTTCGCGTGGCAGGCGTGGGTCGGCGAGTTGAGCAACTACGAGGAGGAGGGAACCCTCATGGAGGGTATCGCGGAGAAACAGGAGAAAGGCAAGAAGGCAATCGTCGATTACAGCGTCCACGGGGCACTCACCCGCCAGGACCCCGCCGTCATCGACGAACTCGAAGAAGCGGTGGAGGCTGGCGTCACCTCGTTCAAGATGTTCACCGCCTACGAAATCGGTCTGGACAACGGGTTCATGAACTCCGTCCTGAAGCGCATCGCCGAACTCGACGCGGTTGGCGTGTTCCACACGGAAGACCCAGACGTCTGCGACGAACTGACCGCGCAGTTCAAAGAAGAGGGCAAGGGCGACCCGACGTGGTATCCCCAGTCCCGCCCCGACTATGCCGAGGCGATGGCCGCAGAGGACGCGGTGCGCATGGCCACCGAAGCGGGCGCGAAGTACTACGGCATCCACACCAGCTGCCGGAAATCGGCGGACGTGATCGAACAGTTCCAGGTCGACGGGTCGCTGGTTCGCGGGGAGACGTGTACGCACTACCTCGTCCTCGACGACTCGATCTACGCCGACCTCGGCAACCAGGCGATGATTGCCCCGCCGATTCGCAAGCCCGACGACAACGAGGCGATGTTCGAACACCTGACGAAGGGCACGCTTGGCGTGGTCTCGACCGACCATTGTGGTTACAAACTCGAAGGGAAGAACGTCGATAACTGGTGGGAGAGCACGTTCGGCGCGAACGGCCTGCAAGCCAGTCTGCCGGTCGTCCACGACGAGGCGGTGAACAACCGCGGCCTGTCCTACCCGTTCCTCGTCCGCGTGATGAGTACCTACCCCGCCGAGACGTTCGGCATGCCGCGGAAGGGAACCCTCGACCCCGGAACCGACGCAGACATCGTCCTGTTCGACCCGAACGAGACGTACACCATCACGGCCGAAGACAACGCCTCTGCGGCGGACTTCTCCATCTACGAGGGCCGCGAAGTGACCGGGCGGGTCAAACAGACGTTCGTCCGCGGCGAGTGCGTCGCGAAGGACGGCGAAGTCGTCGGCAAGCCCGGCCACGGTCAGTTCGTCGCGCGCGAACTTCCCGACTGGAGCGTCTGA
- a CDS encoding acetyl/propionyl/methylcrotonyl-CoA carboxylase subunit alpha: MFSSVLVVNRGEIAVRVIQACKELGVEAVAVYSDTDEDAKHVRHADAAYHIGPSAAAKSYLNQDAIFEVAHEAGVDAVHPGYGFFAENAGFARRVEEEGFTWIGPRPDSMEQLGEKTKARKVMQEAGVPIVPGTTDPVTNGDEIRDFAADHGYPIAIKADGGGGGHGLVIVEDEESVDDALVNAQREGEAYFDNSTVYVEKYLEAPRHIEVQIIADHHGNVRHLGERDCSVQRRQQKLIEETPSPVLTPEVRAELCESARRGMAEAGYQNAGTVEFLYEDGEFYFLEVNTRVQVEHPITEAVTGIDIVQWQLRIAAGEELDFAQEDVDPRGAAMEFRINAEDPTQEFRPHPGTLTNYAPPRGMGVRMDDGVDQDDSISPFYDSMFAKIVVSGQNREELIRRARRALNEAKIEGIPTTIPFHLAVLSDDRFLDSEHTTKYVDDDFEGVE, translated from the coding sequence ATGTTCAGCAGTGTACTCGTCGTCAATCGGGGCGAGATAGCGGTTCGTGTCATCCAGGCGTGCAAAGAACTCGGCGTCGAAGCCGTCGCCGTCTACAGCGACACGGACGAGGATGCGAAACACGTCCGTCACGCGGATGCGGCCTACCACATCGGCCCCTCCGCGGCGGCGAAGAGTTATCTCAATCAGGATGCCATCTTCGAGGTCGCCCACGAAGCGGGCGTCGACGCCGTCCATCCGGGCTACGGATTCTTCGCGGAAAATGCAGGCTTCGCCCGACGTGTCGAGGAAGAGGGCTTTACGTGGATTGGCCCGCGGCCAGACTCCATGGAGCAACTCGGCGAGAAGACGAAAGCCCGTAAAGTGATGCAAGAAGCGGGCGTCCCCATCGTTCCCGGCACGACCGACCCGGTGACGAATGGCGACGAGATTCGCGACTTCGCCGCAGACCACGGCTATCCCATCGCCATCAAGGCAGACGGCGGCGGCGGCGGCCACGGCCTCGTCATCGTCGAGGACGAAGAATCGGTAGACGACGCGCTGGTAAACGCCCAGCGCGAGGGCGAAGCCTACTTCGACAACTCGACGGTGTACGTCGAGAAGTATCTGGAAGCCCCGCGCCACATCGAGGTCCAAATTATCGCGGACCACCACGGCAACGTCCGCCATCTCGGCGAGCGCGACTGCAGCGTCCAGCGCCGCCAGCAGAAACTCATCGAGGAGACGCCTTCGCCCGTGCTCACGCCAGAGGTGCGCGCGGAACTCTGTGAATCCGCCCGCCGGGGCATGGCAGAGGCCGGGTACCAGAACGCCGGCACCGTCGAATTCCTGTACGAGGACGGCGAGTTCTACTTCCTCGAAGTGAACACGCGGGTTCAGGTCGAACACCCCATCACGGAGGCGGTGACGGGCATCGACATCGTCCAGTGGCAACTGCGCATCGCTGCGGGCGAGGAACTCGACTTCGCTCAGGAAGACGTGGACCCACGTGGGGCCGCGATGGAGTTCCGCATCAACGCCGAGGACCCGACCCAGGAGTTCCGTCCGCACCCCGGCACGCTCACGAACTACGCTCCACCGCGCGGGATGGGCGTTCGAATGGACGACGGAGTGGACCAGGACGACTCCATCTCGCCGTTCTACGACTCGATGTTCGCGAAAATCGTCGTCAGTGGCCAGAACCGTGAGGAACTCATCCGCCGGGCGCGCCGGGCGCTCAACGAGGCAAAAATCGAGGGAATTCCGACCACGATTCCGTTCCACCTCGCGGTGCTCTCTGACGACCGGTTCCTCGACAGCGAGCACACCACGAAATACGTAGACGACGACTTCGAGGGCGTCGAATAA
- a CDS encoding biotin-dependent carboxyltransferase family protein encodes MIEVLDGGLSTTVQDDGRYGQYHIGVPPSGAMDQFAHSVANYLVGNDEEHATLEMTYKGCELRFEEDTVIALTGAEMAGTLGGEPLPMWEAVAVEAGDELELQFAVSGARSYLAVAGGVDVEPVMGSRSTYALIGIGGHEGRTLEAGDTLAVGEPASNATDYVGTRVPDDHIPTYDDDDATIRIVIGLCDYRLTDESKERLTAEKWKVAADADRVGYRLTGPELDFVPREQPFGAGTDPTNVVDLGYPVGSIQIPQQPIVVMRDAVTGGGYATVATVISADRGKLSQRRTHQAVYFEDVSVDEALAARKEQHALLDEIKAAVTPS; translated from the coding sequence ATGATAGAAGTGTTAGACGGCGGGCTCTCGACCACCGTACAGGACGACGGTCGGTACGGCCAGTACCACATTGGCGTGCCGCCATCAGGCGCGATGGACCAGTTCGCCCACAGCGTCGCGAACTACCTCGTCGGCAACGACGAAGAACACGCTACCCTCGAAATGACGTACAAGGGCTGTGAACTGCGCTTCGAAGAGGACACCGTCATCGCGTTGACGGGGGCTGAGATGGCCGGCACGCTCGGTGGCGAACCGCTCCCGATGTGGGAAGCCGTCGCTGTCGAAGCGGGCGACGAACTGGAACTCCAGTTCGCTGTCTCGGGTGCGCGAAGCTACCTCGCCGTCGCTGGCGGTGTCGACGTCGAACCGGTGATGGGCAGTCGCTCGACGTACGCGCTCATCGGCATCGGCGGCCACGAGGGTCGAACGCTCGAAGCGGGCGACACACTCGCTGTCGGGGAACCCGCCTCGAACGCCACAGACTACGTCGGTACGCGGGTACCAGACGATCACATCCCGACCTACGACGACGACGATGCGACCATCCGAATCGTCATCGGGCTCTGTGACTACCGGCTCACCGACGAGAGCAAAGAACGACTCACCGCAGAGAAGTGGAAGGTAGCCGCGGACGCAGACCGCGTCGGCTACCGCCTCACCGGGCCGGAACTCGATTTCGTCCCGCGCGAACAACCGTTCGGTGCCGGGACCGACCCGACGAACGTGGTCGACCTCGGCTATCCGGTCGGGTCGATTCAGATTCCACAGCAACCCATCGTCGTGATGCGTGATGCCGTCACAGGCGGCGGGTATGCGACGGTCGCGACCGTCATCAGCGCCGACCGCGGGAAACTCTCCCAGCGCCGGACCCACCAGGCGGTCTACTTCGAGGACGTCTCCGTAGACGAGGCGCTCGCTGCTCGTAAAGAACAGCACGCGCTGCTCGACGAAATCAAAGCGGCGGTGACCCCCTCGTAG
- a CDS encoding amidase, protein MTETDLELMRTQAARFDFALADEILADLVTAALAEADLADDRAPPAGTDRGHSSADDENAMLAVYDEPRLETPDGPLAGLTVAVKDNIAVADLEMTCGSASYSVIPSFDATVIERLLAAGAVLVGKTNMEPFAMGPTGEFSDFGHVTNPTAPDHVAGGSSSGSGAAVAAGTVDVALGSDTGGSIRIPAACCGVVGAKPSHRLVPRYGFVDFAPSLDTIGPLTRDVRTAARALEAMAGPDPRDPTCARATLEGVGDTVADFEGLTVGLPDTGFDRADDAVADAVREVASRLDAVGVETTPVSLDLNLEVTYLNIGSAEFSWLLAGDGVVRGFGSGYSEQLRAAFEAARERGLGDHVARRILPPAFLDAKTNGRAYAKARRAGIDFGERLTATFADVDALVMPTLRTLPPAVGETTTRADLLPLIGNTAPFNIAGTPAVSVPVETVDGRPVCAQAVAPQFDDATALRVAAALEQVAN, encoded by the coding sequence ATGACCGAGACGGACCTCGAACTGATGCGGACGCAGGCGGCCCGATTCGATTTCGCCCTCGCAGACGAGATTCTCGCGGACCTCGTGACCGCCGCACTCGCGGAAGCCGACCTGGCGGACGACCGGGCACCGCCGGCGGGGACCGACCGCGGTCACAGTAGCGCAGACGACGAGAACGCCATGCTCGCCGTCTACGACGAACCACGACTCGAAACGCCGGATGGCCCGCTCGCGGGACTCACCGTCGCCGTCAAGGACAACATCGCGGTGGCGGACCTCGAGATGACCTGTGGTTCTGCGAGCTACTCGGTCATTCCGTCGTTCGACGCCACCGTCATCGAACGGTTGCTGGCCGCGGGTGCCGTCCTCGTCGGCAAGACGAACATGGAACCGTTCGCGATGGGGCCGACCGGCGAATTCAGTGACTTCGGCCACGTCACGAACCCAACCGCGCCCGACCACGTTGCGGGCGGGTCGTCCTCCGGAAGCGGCGCGGCGGTCGCGGCGGGGACGGTCGACGTCGCCCTCGGCAGCGACACGGGCGGGAGCATCCGCATTCCGGCGGCGTGCTGTGGCGTCGTCGGCGCGAAACCCTCACACCGCCTCGTCCCGCGCTACGGATTCGTCGATTTCGCCCCCTCCCTCGATACCATCGGCCCGCTCACGCGGGACGTTCGCACCGCCGCTCGCGCCCTGGAGGCGATGGCGGGGCCGGACCCGCGAGACCCCACCTGTGCCCGCGCCACGCTTGAGGGCGTTGGCGACACGGTCGCGGATTTCGAGGGACTCACCGTCGGCTTGCCGGATACGGGATTCGACCGGGCTGACGACGCGGTGGCAGACGCGGTCCGCGAGGTGGCGAGCCGTCTCGACGCGGTCGGCGTGGAGACGACACCCGTCTCTCTCGACCTGAACCTCGAAGTGACCTATCTGAATATCGGCTCCGCCGAGTTCTCGTGGTTGCTCGCGGGCGACGGCGTCGTCCGCGGATTCGGGTCGGGGTACAGCGAGCAACTGCGGGCTGCCTTCGAAGCGGCCCGTGAGCGTGGCCTCGGCGACCACGTCGCCCGCCGTATCCTCCCGCCGGCTTTTCTCGACGCGAAGACGAACGGTCGGGCATACGCGAAGGCGCGCAGAGCGGGTATCGACTTCGGCGAGCGCCTCACGGCCACCTTCGCGGATGTGGACGCGCTCGTGATGCCCACGCTCAGAACGCTTCCTCCCGCCGTCGGCGAGACGACGACGCGAGCGGACCTGCTGCCGCTCATCGGCAACACTGCGCCGTTCAACATCGCCGGCACGCCGGCGGTCTCCGTGCCCGTCGAAACGGTCGATGGCCGCCCCGTCTGTGCGCAGGCGGTTGCGCCGCAGTTCGACGACGCCACGGCGCTTCGCGTGGCCGCCGCGCTCGAACAGGTCGCAAACTGA
- a CDS encoding acetyl-CoA carboxylase has protein sequence MKETISAPMPGVFYRRSDPDDPPLVEEGDTVSAGDVVCLVGVMKNFYEVTAESDGTVSKILVENETEIEAGDPLIEIDVA, from the coding sequence ATGAAAGAAACCATCAGTGCTCCGATGCCAGGCGTATTCTACCGACGATCAGACCCCGACGACCCACCGCTCGTAGAGGAAGGTGACACCGTCAGCGCAGGCGACGTCGTCTGCCTTGTCGGCGTCATGAAGAATTTCTACGAAGTGACCGCCGAAAGCGACGGCACGGTGTCGAAGATTCTCGTAGAGAACGAGACGGAAATCGAAGCGGGCGATCCGCTCATTGAAATCGACGTCGCCTAA